A single Suricata suricatta isolate VVHF042 chromosome 2, meerkat_22Aug2017_6uvM2_HiC, whole genome shotgun sequence DNA region contains:
- the HIF1AN gene encoding hypoxia-inducible factor 1-alpha inhibitor, whose translation MAAMAATASEAAASGSGEPREEAEAPGPAWDESQLRNYSFPTRPIPRLSQSDPRAEELIENEEPVVLTDTNLVYPALKWDLEYLQENIGNGDFSVYSASTHKFLYYDEKKMTNFQNFKPKSNREEMKFHEFVEKLQDIQQQGGEERLYLQQTLNDTVGRKIVMDFLGFNWNWINKQQGKRGWGQLTSNLLLIGMEGNVTPAHYDEQQNFFAQIKGYKRCILFPPDQFECLYPYPVHHPCDRQSQVDFDNPDYERFPNFQNVVGYETVVGPGDVLYIPMYWWHHIESLLNGGITITVNFWYKGAPTPKRIEYPLKAHQKVAIMRNIEKMLGEALGNPQEVGPLLNTMIKGRYN comes from the exons ATGGCGGCGATGGCGGCGACGGCGTCGGAGGCCGCGGCCTCGGGCTCTGGAGAACCCCGGGAAGAAGCGGAAGCCCCCGGCCCGGCTTGGGATGAATCCCAACTGCGCAATTATAGCTTCCCTACCAGGCCCATCCCGCGTCTGAGTCAGAGCGATCCCCGGGCGGAGGAACTTATTGAGAATGAG GAGCCTGTGGTGTTGACAGACACAAATCTTGTGTATCCTGCTCTGAAATGGGACCTTGAATACCTTCAGGAGAACATTGGCAACGGAGACTTCTCTGTGTACAGTGCCAGCACCCACAAGTTCTTGTACTACGATGAGAAAAAGATGACTAATTTCCAGAACTTTAAGCCCAAGTCCAACAGGGAAGAAATGAAGTTTCATGAGTTTGTTGAGAAACTACAGGATATACAGCagcaaggaggggaagagag GTTGTATCTTCAGCAAACACTCAATGACACCGTGGGCAGGAAGATTGTCATGGACTTCTTGGGTTTTAATTGGAACTGGATTAATAAGCAACAGGGAAAGCGTGGCTGGGGACAGCTGACATCCAACCTGCTGCTCATTGGCATGGAAG GAAACGTGACACCTGCTCACTATGATGAGCAGCAGAACTTCTTTGCCCAGATAAAAGGCTACAAGCGATGCATTTTATTCCCTCCGGATCAGTTTGAATGCCTGTACCCATATCCTGTTCATCACCCATGTGACAGACAGAGCCAG GTGGACTTTGACAATCCTGACTACGAGAGGTTCCCCAATTTCCAGAACGTGGTTGGTTATGAAACAGTGGTTGGCCCTGGTGATGTTCTTTACATCCCAATGTACTG GTGGCATCACATAGAGTCATTACTTAACGGGGGGATTACCATCACTGTGAACTTCTGGTATAAG GGGGCCCCTACCCCTAAGAGAATTGAATATCCTCTCAAAGCCCATCAGAAAGTGGCCATAATGAGAAACATTGAGAAGATGCTTGGAGAGGCCTTGGGGAACCCACAAGAG GTGGGGCCCTTGTTGAACACAATGATCAAGGGTCGATACAACTAG